From the genome of bacterium, one region includes:
- a CDS encoding DUF354 domain-containing protein: MRIWFDADNGPHVLIMRPLVAALRDRGHEVVFTARDRTKTCELLDLYGFSYTKVGAEYGKGMAGKVKGTLGRAWELVRALPGPKPDVSFGHGSRALPIASRLRGIPTVTMYDYEWVSATLFNWCCRSILLPAAITPERCGEAGISAGKVVSYPGFKEELYLGGRALDDTVADDLGLRPEAVKVLLRPPATTAHYHNPEAETILEAILGHLASAPDVQLVFLPRTPDQLDLPRAAGVAEVIVPRKVYDGPSMVAAMDMVISGGGTMTREAAIMGVPSYSFFRGRSGMVDEALNGEDRLVLLATADEVAARMPVVRREGTITLPAPDRLVAFICDAIEAASR, from the coding sequence ATGCGCATCTGGTTCGACGCCGACAACGGCCCCCACGTCCTGATCATGCGTCCGCTCGTGGCGGCCCTGCGGGACCGGGGGCACGAGGTCGTCTTCACGGCCCGCGACCGGACCAAGACCTGCGAGCTGCTCGATCTGTACGGCTTCTCCTACACGAAGGTCGGGGCCGAATACGGCAAGGGGATGGCCGGCAAGGTGAAGGGCACCCTCGGCCGCGCCTGGGAACTGGTGCGGGCCCTGCCCGGCCCGAAGCCCGACGTGAGCTTCGGCCACGGTTCCCGTGCGCTGCCCATCGCCTCGCGGCTGCGCGGGATTCCGACGGTGACCATGTACGACTACGAGTGGGTCAGCGCCACGCTCTTCAACTGGTGCTGCCGTTCGATCCTGCTGCCCGCCGCCATCACGCCGGAGCGCTGTGGCGAAGCGGGCATCTCGGCCGGCAAGGTCGTCAGCTACCCGGGCTTCAAGGAGGAGCTGTACCTCGGCGGCCGCGCCCTCGACGATACCGTCGCGGACGATCTCGGGCTGCGCCCGGAGGCGGTCAAGGTCCTGCTGCGGCCGCCCGCCACCACGGCGCACTACCACAATCCCGAGGCGGAGACGATCCTCGAGGCGATCCTGGGCCACCTGGCGTCCGCTCCGGACGTGCAGCTGGTCTTCCTGCCGCGCACGCCCGACCAGCTCGATCTGCCCCGGGCGGCCGGCGTGGCCGAGGTGATCGTGCCGCGGAAGGTCTACGACGGTCCCAGCATGGTCGCCGCCATGGACATGGTGATCAGCGGCGGCGGCACCATGACCCGCGAGGCGGCGATCATGGGCGTGCCCAGCTACAGCTTCTTCCGGGGGCGTTCCGGCATGGTCGACGAGGCCCTCAACGGCGAAGACCGGCTGGTCCTGCTCGCCACGGCCGACGAGGTCGCGGCCCGGATGCCCGTGGTGCGGCGTGAGGGGACCATCACGTTGCCTGCGCCGGACCGGCTCGTGGCTTTCATCTGCGACGCGATCGAGGCGGCGTCCCGCTAG